One stretch of Callospermophilus lateralis isolate mCalLat2 chromosome 11, mCalLat2.hap1, whole genome shotgun sequence DNA includes these proteins:
- the Spaca3 gene encoding sperm acrosome membrane-associated protein 3 codes for MKARGWVPRRRLSPPRVTWLALVSLLSSLLTSSQAKVFSRCELAKELHRMGLDGFRGYELADWVCLAYFTSGFNTAAVDHEADGSTNNGLFQINSRKWCRNLSPDSLNLCKMYCSDLLIPDLKNAVVCVMKIVSGPKGLGYWEAWRHHCQGKDLRDWVDGCEM; via the exons ATGAAAGCCAGAGGCTGGGTACCCAGAAGGCGACTGAGTCCACCGAGGGTCACCTGGCTGGCTCTCGTCTCTCTACTCAGCAGCCTGCTCACCTCCAGCCAGGCCAAGGTTTTCAGTCGCTGCGAACTGGCCAAGGAGCTCCACAGAATGGGTCTGGACGGCTTCCGGGGATACGAACTGGCTGACT GGGTCTGCCTCGCTTACTTCACAAGTGGCTTCAACACAGCTGCTGTGGACCACGAGGCAGACGGAAGCACCAACAATGGCCTTTTCCAGATCAATAGCCGGAAGTGGTGCAGAAACCTCTCACCGGATTCCCTCAACTTGTGCAAGATGTACTGCTCTG ACTTGTTGATCCCTGATCTCAAGAATGCTGTTGTCTGTGTCATGAAGATAGTTTCAGGGCCCAAGGGTCTGGGCTACTG GGAGGCCTGGAGGCACCACTGCCAGGGCAAGGACCTCAGGGACTGGGTGGATGGCTGTGAAATGTAG